Proteins encoded in a region of the Acidobacteriota bacterium genome:
- a CDS encoding DUF2779 domain-containing protein, with protein MTKPRYLTKSRFKLAVDCPTKLFYTGKEDEYANQNIDDPFLLALAEGGFQIGELAKAYYPDGVDIKALGYEEALAATNELLATGEATIFEAAVRFENLFIRVDILRLSGNRIEVIEVKSKSYDKEGDAFFGKRGGISSAWKPYLYDIAFQKYVVQNAFPGYEVAAFLMMTDKAAVCPTDGLNQKIRIAREGERKSAKLVEPLSEAELETKLLCLVPVDEECERIFANEDTRPADPLSFAERVSLFAASYERDEKIPSPIGQKCKGCEFIATPEDEAEGLKSGFKECWRAQLGWTDADFEEPTVLDIWDYRQKDKMIAAGKIKLAAITEDDIGSKADDRPGLSRNERQWLQVSRAVSGDGSFYIDADNLAREMESWKFPLHFIDFETATPAIPFNKGRRPYEGIAFQFSHHVVEADGSIRHAGEYVNTDRGTFPNYAFARELKAALEGDSGTIFRYAAHENSYLNMIYRQLREDPSDVPDREELCEFIRSITVSGKDSAETWEGERKMVDQLELVKRYFYDPYTGGSNSIKKVLPAILNASEFLQEKYALPIYGDDDHIPSRNFERWAWIVHEEGVVIDPYQRLPRMFADVPEDDLELLSESDMLNEGGAAMTAYARLQFEDMTEYERGEIIRALLKYCELDTFAMVMIYEGWREMLRA; from the coding sequence ATGACAAAGCCGCGATATCTCACGAAATCAAGATTTAAGCTCGCAGTCGATTGCCCGACGAAGCTCTTTTACACGGGCAAGGAAGACGAGTACGCGAACCAGAACATCGACGACCCGTTTCTGCTAGCCCTTGCCGAGGGCGGCTTTCAGATCGGCGAGCTGGCAAAGGCCTATTACCCCGATGGCGTCGATATCAAGGCGCTCGGTTATGAGGAAGCTCTTGCCGCGACCAATGAACTCCTTGCGACCGGCGAGGCGACCATCTTTGAGGCCGCCGTCCGCTTCGAAAATCTCTTCATTCGCGTCGATATCCTTCGGCTCTCGGGCAACCGCATCGAGGTGATCGAGGTAAAGTCGAAGTCTTACGACAAAGAGGGCGATGCCTTTTTCGGCAAGCGCGGCGGGATAAGTTCGGCGTGGAAGCCGTATCTTTACGACATAGCTTTTCAGAAATACGTCGTTCAGAATGCGTTCCCCGGCTACGAGGTCGCGGCGTTTTTGATGATGACGGACAAGGCGGCCGTTTGCCCGACCGACGGGCTTAACCAGAAGATACGCATCGCGAGGGAAGGCGAGCGAAAGTCGGCAAAGCTGGTCGAGCCGCTTAGCGAAGCCGAGCTCGAAACGAAGCTCCTCTGCCTTGTCCCGGTCGATGAGGAATGCGAACGCATTTTTGCCAACGAGGACACGAGGCCGGCTGACCCGCTTTCGTTTGCCGAGCGGGTTTCGCTATTTGCTGCGAGCTACGAACGCGATGAGAAGATCCCTTCGCCGATCGGGCAAAAGTGCAAAGGGTGTGAGTTCATTGCGACGCCCGAGGACGAGGCCGAGGGCCTGAAGAGCGGCTTTAAGGAGTGCTGGCGTGCGCAACTCGGCTGGACGGATGCCGACTTCGAAGAGCCAACCGTGCTCGACATCTGGGATTACCGGCAAAAGGACAAGATGATCGCGGCGGGCAAGATCAAGCTCGCGGCGATCACCGAGGACGACATCGGCTCGAAGGCCGACGACCGCCCGGGGCTTTCCCGCAACGAGAGGCAATGGCTGCAGGTGAGCAGGGCCGTAAGCGGCGACGGCTCGTTCTACATCGACGCCGATAACCTCGCCCGCGAGATGGAGTCGTGGAAGTTTCCGCTCCACTTCATCGACTTTGAGACGGCGACCCCGGCGATCCCGTTCAACAAAGGCCGCCGGCCATATGAGGGCATCGCCTTCCAATTCTCTCACCACGTGGTCGAAGCCGACGGCAGCATTCGCCACGCCGGTGAATACGTCAACACCGATCGCGGGACGTTTCCGAACTACGCTTTCGCCAGGGAACTGAAGGCCGCGCTCGAAGGCGACTCGGGCACAATTTTCCGCTATGCCGCACATGAGAACAGCTACCTGAACATGATCTATCGCCAGCTTCGCGAGGACCCGAGCGACGTCCCTGACCGCGAAGAGCTTTGCGAGTTCATCCGCTCGATAACCGTTTCCGGGAAGGACTCGGCCGAGACGTGGGAAGGCGAGCGGAAGATGGTCGATCAGCTCGAGCTCGTAAAACGGTACTTCTACGACCCCTATACGGGCGGTTCTAACTCGATCAAGAAGGTGCTGCCGGCGATCCTGAACGCCTCCGAGTTTCTGCAGGAGAAATACGCGCTGCCGATCTATGGCGACGATGATCATATCCCGAGCCGAAACTTCGAGCGGTGGGCATGGATCGTACACGAAGAGGGCGTCGTCATCGACCCTTATCAGCGGCTGCCGCGGATGTTCGCGGACGTTCCCGAGGATGATCTGGAACTTTTGAGCGAGAGCGATATGCTCAACGAAGGCGGAGCGGCGATGACGGCCTATGCACGTCTGCAATTTGAGGACATGACCGAATACGAACGCGGTGAGATCATCAGGGCGTTGCTCAAATATTGCGAGCTCGATACCTTCGCGATGGTGATGATCTACGAAGGCTGGCGAGAGATGCTCCGGGCATGA